A portion of the Sphingobacterium spiritivorum genome contains these proteins:
- a CDS encoding SusC/RagA family TonB-linked outer membrane protein, with amino-acid sequence MNIFLSKKHQMLTMLLLRFKSPRINCPLRLGILGALCVSSQVVLAQSAASVHGVVRDSENNPITGATVVIENPTTKYKQVNTTNTEGIFSFDRIPEGQGYVITVSYLGFKTKTLSNYNIDSKDKVAITVALEQDQASLEEVVVVGYGKQRKANITGSVASVNAEQLKNIAPSNLSNTLAGRAAGINVTNTSGMAGASSSLRIRGSFAEPLYVIDGIVRDKAAFDALEANEVDQMSFLKDAATAAVYGTRAGNGVVVVTTKKGTAQEPVFNVQSNYNFGAPTQTLLADITTAADELTYQNRVSQFLWENGSRSQPWVAPNGQEEFDYFKDKVYSVNDVIWRNPFSHRQSISVSGGGDRITYYNLVSYRKENGSYKSLNHEKFNLRSNVSAKITDDFTIDVNISANQINSQRFYWPFSTSSNDDDFDVSDFYRVTFNWPKMYPFYLNKDGSPSNTATEYPVQTPMGSWQAWNVIDQVVGNRYIDRKVRQVNPIMTLNYKLDKLIEGLSTKVVGSYLAEDYMRKRFMTFQKNYTFTSLNPDGNRFIPAPPSEDKVNIFTFSQAQPFMDYAPQREWEYQVNWFLNYNRRFNKHAIDALVVYEQFKAGGTYVTSRAENPIVSIDQMFIYPTDRTFRATDAYESINSRRGFIGRANYNYADKYIAEFSFRYDGSPLFPGDKRWGFFPSMSAAWRISEEQFFSDIKNTFSDLKLRASYGTTGNDLNVNAERIGQFLYQEKYRPAGGYMFGDRYYNGIAYGATPTQNLTWTTSKSINIGVDFGLINNKLTGVLDVFSRKETNILGPRSLKVPDNYGRELAPENYAARSYKGGEFSLNWNDRLGEVSYGLTANIGYAKDRWDIYDEEPAFAVGGTRNFESRVGRPENRIVGLEAIDLVRTQEQLDALKNQGFKTYGRDPYLGMILYKDIRGANYSDTPDGKIDDNDMMLLSDDNTPRINYGFGLNASWKGLSVSALLQGVMAYDRVISNQEGGGIRQHGGTFRPYYPIWAGDVWTAENPDAAYPRVVGSNWQESGTGVSSFWIRNGAYLRLRDLNISYSLPQSVTNAMKIKNVSVFFNGTNLFVFSPMTEFHDPEQKMYDSYPVMKTFALGLDVKF; translated from the coding sequence ATGAACATCTTTCTATCTAAAAAGCATCAGATGCTGACGATGCTGCTCTTACGGTTTAAGAGCCCGCGGATTAACTGTCCACTACGGTTGGGAATTTTAGGAGCGCTCTGTGTGAGCAGCCAGGTTGTGCTGGCACAATCTGCTGCTTCTGTGCACGGAGTCGTTCGCGATTCGGAAAATAATCCGATTACGGGAGCCACTGTCGTTATTGAAAATCCGACCACAAAGTACAAACAGGTCAACACGACGAACACAGAGGGAATTTTCTCTTTTGATCGTATTCCTGAAGGACAGGGATACGTTATCACGGTCAGTTATCTGGGCTTTAAAACAAAGACATTAAGTAACTATAATATTGATTCGAAGGACAAAGTAGCTATAACGGTTGCATTGGAACAGGATCAGGCGAGTCTGGAAGAGGTCGTGGTCGTAGGATACGGAAAACAGCGAAAAGCTAATATTACAGGATCTGTAGCCTCCGTCAATGCAGAGCAATTGAAAAATATTGCGCCTTCTAATCTTTCCAATACGCTGGCAGGAAGGGCAGCAGGTATTAATGTAACGAATACCTCAGGCATGGCCGGAGCATCATCGAGCCTGAGAATTCGGGGAAGCTTTGCAGAGCCTTTATATGTCATAGACGGTATAGTGCGGGATAAGGCTGCCTTTGATGCACTGGAAGCGAATGAAGTTGATCAGATGAGCTTTTTGAAAGATGCGGCTACGGCAGCGGTGTATGGTACAAGAGCAGGTAATGGGGTTGTTGTGGTAACTACGAAAAAGGGAACTGCTCAGGAGCCTGTGTTCAATGTGCAAAGTAATTACAATTTTGGAGCACCAACACAAACGTTACTCGCTGATATCACTACAGCAGCAGATGAATTAACATACCAAAATAGAGTTTCTCAATTTCTCTGGGAAAATGGCTCCAGGTCGCAGCCCTGGGTTGCACCTAATGGCCAGGAGGAATTTGATTATTTTAAAGATAAGGTTTATAGCGTAAATGATGTGATCTGGAGAAATCCATTCAGTCACCGTCAATCCATTTCTGTATCGGGAGGCGGTGACAGGATTACGTATTACAATCTGGTCAGTTATCGTAAAGAAAATGGATCCTATAAATCTTTAAATCACGAAAAATTCAATTTGAGAAGTAATGTCAGTGCGAAGATAACAGATGATTTTACAATAGATGTCAATATTTCTGCTAATCAGATTAATTCGCAGCGGTTTTACTGGCCATTCAGTACTTCTTCCAATGATGATGATTTTGATGTGTCTGATTTTTACCGTGTGACATTCAACTGGCCAAAGATGTATCCATTCTACCTGAATAAGGATGGCTCACCGAGTAATACAGCTACGGAATACCCTGTTCAGACACCGATGGGAAGCTGGCAGGCCTGGAATGTCATCGATCAGGTAGTGGGTAACCGGTATATCGATCGCAAGGTGCGTCAGGTAAATCCGATTATGACATTAAATTATAAACTGGATAAGCTTATAGAGGGACTTTCTACAAAGGTAGTGGGAAGTTATCTGGCGGAGGATTATATGCGCAAGCGCTTTATGACTTTTCAGAAGAATTATACATTTACCTCTTTGAATCCGGATGGAAACCGGTTTATTCCGGCACCACCTTCAGAAGATAAAGTGAATATCTTTACTTTCAGTCAGGCACAGCCTTTCATGGATTATGCTCCACAGCGGGAATGGGAATATCAGGTCAACTGGTTCCTGAATTATAACCGACGTTTTAACAAACATGCTATTGATGCCTTGGTTGTCTACGAACAGTTCAAAGCCGGAGGTACTTATGTAACTTCACGTGCTGAAAATCCGATTGTTAGCATCGATCAGATGTTCATTTATCCGACAGACAGAACTTTCAGAGCAACAGACGCCTATGAAAGTATCAATTCCAGACGTGGTTTTATCGGAAGAGCCAATTACAATTACGCAGATAAATACATTGCTGAGTTTTCATTCCGGTACGATGGATCTCCATTATTCCCTGGAGATAAACGCTGGGGATTTTTTCCTTCCATGTCAGCAGCATGGAGGATCTCAGAAGAACAATTTTTCTCTGATATTAAGAATACATTCAGCGACCTGAAATTGAGAGCATCTTATGGTACTACGGGTAACGATCTAAATGTGAATGCAGAACGGATCGGACAATTTCTTTATCAAGAGAAGTACAGACCTGCAGGAGGGTATATGTTTGGTGACCGTTACTACAACGGAATTGCGTATGGTGCTACACCTACTCAAAATCTGACCTGGACGACTTCTAAAAGTATTAATATCGGGGTGGATTTTGGCTTGATCAATAATAAACTGACCGGTGTTTTGGATGTATTCAGTAGAAAAGAAACGAATATTTTAGGTCCCAGATCATTGAAAGTTCCTGATAACTATGGTCGGGAGCTGGCGCCGGAGAATTATGCAGCAAGAAGTTATAAAGGAGGCGAATTTTCTCTCAACTGGAATGACCGCTTAGGGGAGGTGTCTTACGGATTGACTGCAAATATTGGCTATGCCAAAGACCGTTGGGATATTTACGATGAGGAGCCTGCATTTGCAGTAGGCGGCACCCGCAATTTCGAATCGAGGGTAGGGAGACCTGAAAATCGTATTGTAGGACTGGAAGCTATTGATCTGGTAAGAACACAGGAACAATTGGATGCTTTGAAAAACCAGGGTTTTAAGACCTATGGCCGTGATCCGTATCTGGGCATGATCTTGTATAAAGATATTCGGGGAGCTAATTATTCGGATACACCTGATGGTAAAATAGATGACAACGATATGATGCTCCTTTCCGATGATAATACTCCTCGCATCAATTATGGATTTGGTTTAAATGCGAGCTGGAAGGGTCTTTCTGTCTCTGCCTTGCTTCAGGGTGTCATGGCGTACGATCGTGTTATCAGCAATCAGGAAGGTGGTGGTATACGCCAGCATGGAGGTACATTCCGTCCTTATTACCCGATCTGGGCAGGCGACGTCTGGACCGCAGAAAATCCAGATGCAGCGTACCCAAGGGTTGTGGGGTCGAATTGGCAGGAATCCGGAACGGGAGTTTCGAGCTTCTGGATACGTAACGGGGCATATCTGCGGTTAAGAGATCTCAATATCTCCTACAGCTTGCCGCAGTCCGTTACGAATGCAATGAAAATTAAAAATGTGAGTGTATTTTTTAACGGAACCAATCTGTTTGTATTCTCGCCGATGACTGAATTTCATGATCCGGAGCAAAAGATGTACGATTCCTATCCTGTTATGAAAACTTTCGCATTAGGCCTAGATGTTAAATTTTAA
- a CDS encoding RagB/SusD family nutrient uptake outer membrane protein, giving the protein MKNIFYPIIALVLTTWSCKNVLDIDDLNSLDESKVWSDSNLVKAYVTNLYPLFGNWNSGADNNSEQLIGIAFPLDAVTVNNTAYKAWDYTTIRRINTAIQKVRENTTLSVSFKNSMISQALFMRAYMYFNMVKYHGGIPYITVPQDLENDNLETPRNTTKECFEFIIKDLDEAIALLPPTIAKGSGDYGRIDGNFAVAFKAKVLLYKASPQFNPTNPYDNAYWADAHTANKAAYDRLKANGYSLTPDYANIALQEKGSEVVFAVINAYPNKVAAWDNGVRPGSEGRGAAGAVPSWDFVKAFPMKDGRLFSDPAGKYYKSDAAFLQSYWENRDPRFDKSIVWNGKIYEVSGKAGKRQYTSVGIAADLDNFGVNPKANTPSENLNRYSGFFILKNSKLSLKQTEVETQYDVDYVLMRFAEVMMNYAETANETGDFNTALDILKQIRMRAGIESGADGNYGITATNRVQMRDAILAERNIEFCFEGHRFWDLRRSRKLNVLNNTTKYGVEAIAINSSGTEMDLEEAAALAKAYQLKENQFKYSVLQVPNTGNKVNLVPDTYYFFPIAQSVIDKNPKIIQNKDWGGNFDPTIQ; this is encoded by the coding sequence ATGAAAAATATATTTTATCCCATTATAGCATTGGTACTGACCACCTGGTCGTGTAAAAATGTCTTAGATATTGACGACTTAAATTCGCTGGATGAGAGTAAAGTCTGGAGCGATTCGAATCTGGTGAAAGCATATGTCACCAACCTGTATCCATTGTTTGGAAACTGGAATTCGGGGGCGGATAATAATTCTGAGCAACTGATTGGAATAGCTTTTCCTTTAGATGCAGTAACGGTAAATAATACAGCATACAAAGCCTGGGATTATACCACGATAAGACGTATCAATACGGCAATCCAGAAGGTAAGAGAGAATACCACTTTATCTGTAAGTTTTAAAAATTCGATGATAAGTCAGGCGCTTTTTATGCGGGCTTATATGTACTTCAATATGGTGAAGTATCATGGTGGAATACCCTATATTACGGTTCCGCAGGATCTGGAAAATGACAATCTGGAAACGCCACGGAATACAACAAAAGAATGTTTTGAATTTATCATTAAAGATCTGGATGAAGCGATTGCGCTGTTACCACCGACTATTGCGAAAGGTTCTGGTGATTACGGTCGTATAGATGGTAATTTTGCTGTGGCGTTTAAAGCGAAAGTGCTGTTATATAAAGCTTCTCCACAATTCAATCCGACTAACCCTTATGACAATGCATATTGGGCAGATGCACATACTGCGAATAAGGCGGCGTATGACAGGCTCAAAGCGAATGGTTATAGTTTGACCCCGGATTATGCTAATATTGCATTACAGGAAAAGGGCTCTGAAGTGGTATTTGCTGTTATAAATGCTTATCCTAATAAAGTAGCTGCCTGGGATAACGGAGTCCGGCCGGGCTCAGAGGGCAGGGGAGCAGCAGGAGCGGTTCCTTCCTGGGATTTTGTAAAGGCTTTTCCTATGAAGGATGGCAGACTCTTCTCAGATCCGGCAGGAAAATATTATAAATCAGATGCTGCGTTTTTACAATCCTATTGGGAAAATAGAGATCCCCGATTTGATAAATCTATCGTATGGAACGGAAAAATATACGAGGTGTCAGGAAAAGCAGGTAAACGCCAATATACATCAGTAGGTATAGCGGCTGATCTGGATAATTTTGGTGTAAATCCGAAAGCTAATACTCCCTCTGAGAATTTGAACCGGTACAGCGGATTTTTTATCCTGAAGAATTCTAAGCTATCCCTTAAGCAAACGGAGGTGGAAACTCAATATGATGTCGATTATGTACTGATGCGATTTGCTGAGGTCATGATGAATTATGCAGAAACAGCAAATGAAACAGGTGATTTTAATACAGCTTTGGATATTCTGAAACAAATCCGGATGCGGGCAGGAATTGAGTCCGGAGCAGATGGTAACTACGGTATTACAGCGACAAACAGGGTACAGATGAGGGATGCGATATTAGCCGAGCGTAATATCGAGTTTTGCTTTGAAGGGCATCGTTTCTGGGATCTGAGACGGTCACGAAAACTGAATGTGTTAAACAATACCACTAAATATGGTGTAGAGGCAATAGCCATCAACAGCAGTGGTACGGAAATGGATCTGGAAGAAGCTGCGGCCTTAGCAAAAGCATATCAATTGAAGGAAAATCAATTTAAATATAGTGTATTGCAGGTGCCAAATACCGGAAATAAAGTTAATCTGGTACCGGATACCTACTATTTCTTTCCGATAGCACAATCGGTCATTGATAAAAACCCGAAAATCATCCAAAATAAAGATTGGGGTGGGAATTTTGATCCGACTATTCAATAA
- a CDS encoding outer membrane beta-barrel protein, with product MRRLLLAFSVLLIALMFSQPVFAQKKLSGVVQDEKDKLKLENATVMLLTAQDSILVDFTRSDKDGKFTLNLPDTGSYLVISSYPKYGDFYSPIDAKNNYANFSIALSTKAQLLEEAIVIGRIPIVVKGDTTEYDAGSFKVEKNAKVEDLLKVLPGISVDASGKITAQGKTVEKVLVDGEEFFGNDPKLVTRNIRSDMVDKVQVYDKKSEEAERTGVDDGQKVKTINVKLKEDKKNGLFGKALAGGGTDDYYMGQLMLNKFKGSQKIAAYGLVGNNATTSLSWQDTEKYGENDNVSYSDDGGTFYSTNGGDDFSGEGVIGIPKAINSGIMFSDKTKNGKHKLNLSYKYGKIENEGQEETISQNNLPDQIQNTNALRQIAADKDRQKLNLKYDLQFDSLTLLTITGNASRDNIWGETKNNSQTFDGNMDTLNTSESLDRNDRKVEAINARALFTRKFMKKGRSFSMALSINNNESTGDGYLFSDTKIYKDNLLANSIIFDQRKDNRQKSTTKGGNISYTEPLTKELNLTLNYGLQRNDNKSLLNSFNRSSAQDPYDILDSMYSNDYAFDRLSNSYRVSLNLNNEKIWANLTNNLNNDRLHQQNNYTNSELTRSFLTYNPSLSMSYRFTKSSNLYFNYSGRNQLPSLNQIQPLRSNQDALNQYIGNENLKPAFSNSFNVNYNSSKMLAGSYMYVGAYVSFTNNALIQNVETLDGGRNNFKWANLDDHTNQSISVWGGYSFKLSKKLNIDNGPRLYINGSKNFNSVNSKLNQNDNMNYSLGYNISKNTTKGFDFDINLSPSYQKMSSSLQPDQNNDGFIFNSNGGMSYYFPAKVKLYVNYTYTYQAPTEALKEKFDQFLVHPGISKKFLKNESLMLDFTVNDLLNQNTGFTRSQSNTFFIQRRSDTIRRYYMLKVSWDFTKMFVN from the coding sequence ATGAGGCGACTATTACTCGCATTTTCGGTTCTCCTGATCGCACTTATGTTCTCTCAACCTGTGTTTGCCCAGAAAAAACTTTCGGGTGTTGTGCAGGATGAAAAGGATAAGTTAAAACTGGAGAATGCTACTGTAATGCTATTGACAGCACAAGATTCTATTTTAGTAGACTTTACCCGTTCGGACAAGGATGGCAAATTCACATTAAACCTACCGGATACAGGTTCTTATCTGGTGATATCCAGTTATCCCAAATACGGGGATTTTTACAGCCCTATTGATGCTAAGAATAATTATGCTAATTTTAGTATAGCGCTTAGTACCAAAGCTCAGTTGCTGGAAGAGGCAATTGTAATCGGACGAATTCCCATTGTAGTAAAAGGGGATACAACGGAATACGATGCGGGGAGCTTTAAGGTAGAAAAAAATGCTAAGGTAGAGGATTTGTTAAAAGTATTGCCGGGGATTTCCGTAGATGCATCGGGAAAAATTACAGCTCAGGGTAAAACAGTAGAAAAGGTATTGGTGGACGGGGAAGAATTTTTTGGAAATGATCCGAAACTGGTAACCCGTAATATCCGGTCCGATATGGTTGATAAAGTGCAGGTGTATGATAAGAAGTCTGAAGAAGCTGAACGTACAGGAGTTGATGATGGACAGAAAGTGAAAACTATCAACGTCAAACTTAAAGAAGATAAGAAAAACGGACTATTCGGGAAAGCGCTGGCCGGAGGTGGCACAGATGACTACTATATGGGTCAGCTGATGTTGAATAAGTTCAAAGGCTCACAGAAAATTGCCGCATATGGGTTAGTGGGTAATAATGCAACTACTTCTTTATCCTGGCAGGATACGGAGAAGTATGGCGAAAATGACAATGTTTCCTATTCGGATGATGGAGGTACATTCTACAGTACCAATGGGGGAGATGATTTTTCTGGAGAGGGTGTTATCGGTATACCAAAAGCTATCAATTCCGGGATCATGTTTTCGGACAAAACAAAGAATGGTAAGCATAAGCTGAATTTGAGTTATAAGTATGGTAAGATTGAAAATGAAGGTCAGGAAGAAACGATCTCACAGAACAATTTGCCGGATCAGATTCAAAATACAAATGCCCTTCGCCAGATAGCTGCAGACAAGGACAGACAGAAGCTGAACCTGAAGTATGATCTTCAGTTTGATTCATTAACGTTACTGACGATTACAGGAAATGCTTCCCGTGATAATATCTGGGGTGAAACCAAAAATAATTCACAGACATTTGACGGAAATATGGACACCCTGAATACCAGTGAGTCGCTGGATAGAAATGACAGGAAAGTCGAAGCTATAAATGCAAGAGCCCTTTTTACCAGAAAGTTTATGAAAAAAGGACGTTCCTTTTCTATGGCATTAAGTATCAATAACAATGAATCGACAGGTGATGGATATTTGTTCTCCGATACCAAAATCTACAAGGATAATCTGCTTGCCAACAGCATTATTTTTGATCAGCGAAAGGATAACAGACAAAAATCGACTACAAAAGGTGGAAATATCTCTTATACGGAGCCATTGACAAAAGAGTTGAATCTGACGCTGAATTATGGTCTGCAACGTAATGATAATAAATCATTACTGAATTCATTTAACAGATCATCGGCTCAGGATCCTTACGATATTCTGGATTCGATGTATAGTAATGATTATGCATTTGACAGATTGAGTAACAGCTATCGTGTGTCTCTGAATCTGAATAATGAAAAAATCTGGGCAAATCTTACTAATAACCTGAATAATGACCGTCTGCATCAGCAAAATAATTATACAAACTCCGAGTTGACACGTTCATTTCTGACCTATAATCCGTCGTTATCGATGTCATACAGGTTTACAAAAAGCTCCAATTTGTACTTTAATTACAGCGGACGTAATCAGTTGCCTTCTTTAAATCAGATCCAGCCGTTAAGAAGCAATCAGGATGCTCTTAATCAATATATAGGAAACGAAAACTTAAAGCCTGCATTTTCAAACAGTTTTAATGTGAATTATAATTCATCCAAAATGCTGGCCGGCTCTTATATGTACGTCGGTGCCTATGTCAGTTTTACTAATAATGCCCTGATCCAGAATGTGGAAACACTGGATGGAGGTCGAAATAACTTCAAATGGGCAAATCTGGATGACCATACCAACCAATCAATTAGTGTATGGGGAGGTTATTCTTTCAAACTTAGTAAGAAGCTTAATATTGATAACGGCCCAAGACTTTATATCAACGGATCTAAAAACTTTAACTCGGTCAACAGTAAGCTGAATCAAAATGATAATATGAACTATTCATTAGGCTATAACATTTCGAAGAATACAACGAAAGGTTTTGATTTTGATATTAATTTGTCTCCATCTTACCAAAAGATGTCTTCCAGCCTGCAGCCGGATCAGAACAATGATGGTTTTATCTTCAACTCTAACGGTGGAATGTCGTATTACTTCCCTGCCAAAGTTAAACTGTATGTAAACTATACCTATACATATCAGGCACCGACAGAGGCATTAAAAGAGAAATTTGATCAATTTTTGGTACATCCGGGTATCAGTAAGAAATTCCTGAAAAATGAATCATTGATGCTTGATTTTACGGTAAATGATTTACTTAATCAGAATACAGGATTTACCAGATCTCAGTCTAATACATTTTTTATACAGCGCAGATCGGATACCATCCGGAGATATTATATGTTGAAAGTATCCTGGGATTTTACTAAAATGTTTGTTAATTAA
- a CDS encoding GLPGLI family protein, translating to MKIVKIFLFISIALSARSGFAQYTMFPKTGTITYDKTVYLQNMLKKQLYAKAEGMTKNWYDQISNKLPGNVVLKNTLKFNNDETLFEYVKTDINELASSFMENHAIKGDGTVYTNLKTKEYKRYQDFFGDNLVIKDSVLRIKWKITDEYRDIAGFECRRANGLTQDSLYVIGYYTNEIPVSGGPESISGLPGMILGLVVPYDHVSYFASKVEFSNTVPFDLSVFDKKKNKVMPRKEVEIRFRQMVETFLPKDLVTYLIDYFLL from the coding sequence ATGAAAATAGTTAAGATTTTTCTTTTTATAAGTATTGCTTTATCTGCCCGCTCCGGATTTGCACAGTATACGATGTTTCCCAAGACAGGGACGATTACATACGATAAGACTGTCTACCTTCAAAATATGCTTAAAAAACAATTGTATGCAAAGGCCGAAGGAATGACAAAGAACTGGTATGATCAGATCTCTAATAAACTTCCCGGAAATGTTGTTCTGAAAAACACGTTGAAGTTTAATAACGATGAAACTCTTTTTGAATATGTAAAGACGGATATAAATGAACTCGCCAGTTCATTTATGGAAAATCATGCGATCAAGGGAGACGGTACGGTCTATACGAATCTGAAAACGAAGGAATATAAGCGATATCAGGATTTTTTTGGTGATAATCTCGTCATCAAAGATTCTGTACTTCGTATTAAATGGAAGATTACAGATGAGTATCGTGATATTGCAGGATTTGAATGCCGACGTGCCAACGGATTGACACAGGATTCACTGTATGTAATTGGTTATTATACGAATGAGATTCCTGTAAGCGGAGGACCTGAATCTATAAGCGGACTTCCGGGAATGATTTTAGGTTTGGTTGTGCCGTATGATCACGTTTCTTATTTTGCTAGTAAAGTGGAGTTCTCAAATACGGTACCATTTGACCTTTCTGTATTTGATAAAAAGAAAAATAAGGTTATGCCACGCAAAGAGGTAGAAATAAGATTCAGACAAATGGTAGAGACCTTTTTGCCGAAAGATCTGGTGACTTATCTGATTGACTATTTCCTTTTGTAA
- a CDS encoding Tex family protein, translating to MSHQMVISNELSISDRQVRTTIELLDEGATVPFIARYRKEMTGSLDEVQITTIRDRIQQLRELEKRKEAILKSITEQGKLTPELEQQIVAAETMANLEDIYLPYKPKRKTRASIAREKGLQPLADQILLQDGKDFEALASSLVDEEKGVQSIEDALAGARDIIAETIAEDANVRARSRKIFLEKGQFVSKVVPGKEEAAQKYKDYFEWSESLKDAPSHRILAMRRGEKEELLYLDIEVAEEEVVPAIDTLYIKAANPAATQVRMALLDSYKRLLKPSMETEIRVLTRQRADEEAIKVFADNVRQLLLAAPLGQKRLLAIDPGFRTGCKTVVLDEQGTLLENTAIFPHTGAGGAAEAAKTVEHLVKKYDIQAIAIGNGTAGRETEEFVRKLNIPDVTLVMVNESGASIYSASETAREEFPNHDVTVRGAVSIGRRLMDPLAELVKIDPKSIGVGQYQHDVDQNKLQTALDDTVISCVNAVGVELNTASKQILAYVSGLGPSLAQQIVNYRVTNGAFKSRKELKKVPRLGDKAFEQAAGFLRIRNAENPLDASAVHPERYSVVEKMAKDLGKNVSDLLTNEELRKSIPLKAYVSEEVGLPTLQDILSELAKPGLDPREQFEAFSFTDGINNISDLRIGMKLPGIVTNITNFGAFVDIGVHQDGLVHLSQLANRFVADPHEVVKVQQQVMVTVTEVDEKRNRIGLSMKTEEKAAPRPKKREQTGQHKQRQQPETDMATKLAALASKFK from the coding sequence ATGTCACACCAAATGGTTATTTCTAACGAACTGTCTATTAGTGACAGACAGGTTCGTACTACTATTGAATTATTAGATGAGGGTGCTACAGTACCGTTTATTGCCCGCTATCGTAAAGAGATGACCGGAAGTCTCGATGAAGTGCAGATCACAACCATCCGTGACAGAATCCAGCAACTGAGAGAACTGGAAAAACGTAAGGAAGCGATTCTCAAATCCATAACAGAACAAGGAAAGCTAACTCCGGAACTGGAACAACAAATCGTAGCTGCAGAGACGATGGCGAATCTGGAAGACATTTACCTTCCATATAAACCCAAACGTAAAACCCGTGCAAGTATAGCTCGTGAAAAAGGTCTACAGCCTCTGGCTGATCAGATTCTTTTACAGGATGGAAAAGATTTCGAAGCCTTAGCTTCTTCTCTTGTTGATGAAGAAAAGGGAGTACAAAGTATAGAAGATGCGCTCGCAGGAGCCCGTGATATTATTGCTGAAACAATAGCTGAAGATGCCAATGTACGTGCCAGATCACGAAAAATATTTTTAGAAAAGGGACAGTTTGTATCTAAGGTCGTTCCCGGAAAAGAAGAAGCTGCTCAAAAATATAAAGATTATTTCGAATGGTCAGAGTCGCTGAAAGATGCCCCTTCTCACCGTATACTGGCAATGAGACGCGGAGAGAAAGAAGAACTGTTGTATCTGGATATTGAAGTAGCTGAAGAAGAAGTTGTACCCGCTATTGATACACTCTATATTAAAGCCGCTAATCCCGCAGCAACCCAGGTCCGCATGGCTTTGTTAGACAGCTACAAGCGACTGCTAAAGCCATCTATGGAAACTGAAATACGGGTATTGACCAGACAAAGAGCGGATGAGGAGGCCATTAAAGTATTTGCAGATAATGTACGTCAGCTTTTATTAGCGGCACCACTGGGGCAAAAACGCTTACTGGCTATCGACCCGGGATTTCGTACGGGCTGTAAAACAGTGGTATTGGATGAGCAAGGTACTTTACTGGAAAATACAGCTATATTCCCTCATACAGGAGCAGGTGGAGCAGCAGAAGCAGCAAAGACAGTTGAACATCTGGTCAAAAAATATGATATTCAGGCCATCGCTATAGGAAACGGAACAGCAGGGCGTGAGACAGAAGAATTTGTGCGTAAGCTTAACATTCCGGACGTAACACTGGTTATGGTTAATGAAAGCGGAGCTTCTATTTATTCGGCATCTGAAACTGCCCGTGAAGAATTTCCCAACCACGATGTCACTGTTCGTGGAGCTGTTTCTATCGGCCGTCGCCTGATGGATCCCCTGGCAGAATTAGTTAAAATCGATCCTAAATCAATTGGTGTAGGACAATATCAGCATGATGTAGACCAGAATAAACTGCAAACGGCATTAGATGACACTGTCATCAGTTGTGTGAATGCTGTAGGTGTAGAACTAAATACTGCCTCCAAACAAATTCTGGCTTATGTATCCGGATTAGGCCCCTCTCTTGCACAACAGATCGTCAATTACAGAGTTACAAATGGTGCTTTTAAATCCAGAAAAGAACTGAAAAAAGTACCTCGCCTGGGAGACAAAGCTTTCGAACAGGCTGCAGGATTTCTGAGAATACGCAATGCCGAAAATCCCCTGGATGCATCAGCAGTACATCCTGAACGCTACAGCGTAGTGGAAAAAATGGCCAAAGATCTGGGAAAGAATGTATCCGATTTATTAACCAATGAGGAATTGCGTAAATCCATTCCTTTGAAAGCATATGTATCTGAAGAAGTCGGATTACCTACGCTACAAGATATCTTATCAGAACTGGCTAAACCAGGATTAGATCCGCGTGAACAGTTTGAAGCATTTTCATTCACAGACGGCATCAATAATATTTCTGATCTTCGCATTGGTATGAAACTACCGGGTATTGTAACCAATATTACAAACTTCGGCGCTTTTGTAGATATCGGGGTTCATCAGGACGGATTAGTCCATCTGAGCCAACTCGCAAACAGATTTGTAGCTGATCCGCACGAAGTTGTCAAGGTACAACAACAGGTAATGGTAACAGTTACAGAGGTGGATGAAAAAAGAAACCGTATCGGACTGTCTATGAAAACAGAAGAAAAAGCTGCTCCGAGACCTAAGAAACGGGAACAAACCGGACAACATAAGCAGCGTCAGCAACCCGAAACAGATATGGCTACGAAACTTGCAGCTCTTGCTAGCAAATTCAAATAA